GCAGAGCGAGCTAGCACGGCGCGATGTCGGTTCGCGCGAGAGCAATCCGCGGGCGCAGACGCTGCTTGCTAATTTGGATCAGGTGGTGATCGTTTTTGCCACCACGCAGCCTGAGCCCCATTTTGGCATGCTTGACCGCTATCTGGCCATCTGCGAGCATGCCGAGCTGCGCCCGATCATCTGCATCAACAAGGTCGACCTGTCGCATGACAAGAGCGTCGAAGAGGCTGTCGCCCTTTATCAGCAGCTCGGCTATACGGTCCTGTGGACCAGCTGCGAAACTGGCCAGGGCATCGAGCAATTGCGCGAGCTCCTCAAGGACCACATCACCCTCTTCACTGGTCCTTCTGGCGTAGGCAAGTCTTCGCTCGTCAATGCACTGGAGCCGGGCATGGCCGTGCGCACCGGCATGGTTAGCTCCGCCACTGGCAAGGGGCGCCATACCACGACCAGCTCGCAGCTCTATCCGCTCTCTAGCGGTGGCTGGCTGGCCGACTCTGCCGGTATCCGGGCCCTTGCCGTCTGGAACATTCCAAAAGAGGAACTGGCGAGCTGCTTTGTCGAGTTCCGCCCCTACCTGGGTGAATGCTTCTACTCAGACTGCCTCCACGTTGATGAAGACAACTGCGCCATCCGGCAGGCAGTTAAAGATGGCCTCATCAACGAACGGCGCTATCAGAGCTACGTCCGCATGTTGAAGGAAGAAGAGCGTTAGAGCCTGCTCTCAGCTCCCTGAGTGAAAGGGGCGCAAGGGCCAGATCCCATGCCCGAAGAACGCAAGCTTGTCACGATACTCTTCGCCGATGTGACCGGCTCTACTGCTCTAGGCGATGAACTTGATCCTGAAGACTTGCGAACCTTGATGAGCCGCTACTACGCCCATGCCCGGCAGATCATTACGGCCCACGGCGGTACGCTAGAGAAGTTCATCGGCGATGCAGTAATGGCTGTCTTCGGCTTGCCGCGTGCTCATGGAGACGATGCCGAGCGCGCGCTGGCGGCGGCCCTGGCCCTGCGCCAGGCCGTGGAAAACGATCCCCTCTTTCCCCCGGCGTTTCGCTTGCGCATTGGCATCAGCAGCGGTGAGGTTGTCGCCACAGGCGATAGCAGCCAGGGCGATTTCTTAGTGACGGGCGACGCGGTCAATGTGGCCGCCCGCCTGCAGCAAGGCGCTGCGCCCGGCGAGATCCTGGTGAGCGAGCGCACCATGCAGGCAACCAGGTTTTCCTTCCTCTTCGCCTCAGTGCGCGAGCTGACCGTCAGAGGTAAGCCACAGCCGCTGCGCGTCTTCCCCCTGAAAGCTCCTCGCCCGCAGCGTCTGCTACAACTGCCGCCTTTTATTGGCCGACAGCGTGATCTGGAACAATTGCGGCTCTTGCTCGATCGCGCCTGTGAAGAGCAGCGACCGTATTACCTCTCCCTCATCGGCCCGGCGGGCGGTGGCAAGACGCGCCTGCTAGGAACCTTCCTGGACGCGCTGGCCTCCCATCCCGACCTGCGCGTTGTGCGCGTCTCTTGTCCGCCCTACGGCCAGCTCTCTGCCGTTCAGCCCCTGCGCGAACTGCTCAGCAGCCTGATCGCAGGACAGGGGGAGCCTGTGCCGGAAATCGAGCGAGCGAGGCTGCAACAGCTCTTTGATGAAAGTGGCTATGGTCAGGAGGAGGCGGCCCGCCTGGCCGGGCTGATCCTGCAGTCGCTCGGTCTCGTTCCAGGCAGCAACCTCCTCCCAGACAGTATCTTCAGCGTCTGGCGTCAGTTGCTGGAGTGTCTGGCCCGCCGTTCCCCTCTCCTGATTGGCATTGATGACCTGCAGTACGCCCCAGACAGCTTGCTTGACCTCATCGAGGCTCTGCTGGGCATCCGCGCCTCAGTGCCCCTGTTGCTTGTCCTGCTGAGCAGACCTGAATTGTTGGAGCGTCGTCGCACCTGGGGAGCAGGCCGTCAGAACTTTTTTTGTCTGAGTCTGCCACCCCTCACAGCCGGGCAGCTGCGCCAGTTGCTAGAGGGGAGTGCCCCAGCCCTGTCCATCGCTATGCGCGAAGCCATTGTTCAACGGGCTGAAGGCAATCCCTTCTTTGCCCTGGAGCTAGCGCGTGGGCGGCTAGAGCTGCAAGACCAGGGTCGCAACCTGATAGGGATCGCTCTGCCCGATACCGTGCATGCCAGCCTGCTGGCCCGCCTTGACCTGTTGCCGGCGCCGGCACGTCGTCTGCTGCAGATCGCTGCTGTGGTCGGACGCAGCGCTCCCCGGTCTCTGCTGCAGCCTATCTTTCTCCAGGAGCACAATCAGGCTCAGGCTGACAGGTCTGGCGAGCCTGCCGAACGCTTTACTGAGGCTCTCGATGATCTGCTGCTGCACGCACTGCTAGTGGCTGAGCCTGGCGGAACGCTGGCTTTCGCGCAGAACCTCGTGCGCGACGTCGCCTACGGGACACTGGCCCGTGGCGAACGCATCCGCCTGCACAGTCAAATAGCGGCCTGGCTGGAGCAAACAGCCCTGCTATCGGAGCAGGCTACCAGGGAGCTGAAAGCTTATCACTACCGTGAAGCTCTGCGTCTGGCTCGTCAGGGAGCCGTACGGCAAGAACTGCCATTTCCTCCGGCTGCGGCCCAGCAAGCCTTCGAGCAGGCCGGCCTCCTGGCTATCCAAAGCGCGGCCTTTACCGAAGCCAGGCACTGGCTGGAGCTGGCCATCGAGCTGGCCTCACCACTGGAGCAGGTGCGTCTCTATGAGCTGCTCGGCGACAGCTTCTATTGGGGGGATACACGGAGGAATGCCTATCGGCAAGCTCTCGCCTGCTGGCGCAATCTAGAGACTGCTGAACCACTCACCGGCGCTCGCCTGCTGCGCAAGATCATCGTTGGCGGCACCCGTTTCGCCCTGGTGCGCCCGCTCTCGCCGCAGGAAGTTGCCCGCCTGGCACAAGAGGCCCTCACCCTTGCTAAGCAAGCGGGAAGCGAAGAAGAAGTCTGGCGCCTGCGCGTTGCCATCTGCTTCACCGTCGTCCTCGATCTGCTCCAGTACCCTCTTGCTTCACTCGAGACCCAAGCGAGTCTGGAACAACTGATCGTCTCTTTCACAAACGTCTTCGCGCAAGCGAGTCCTGGCCCGGCTCAGACCAATGAGAGGCTGGAAGCGCTGTGCGACAGAGTGAACGAGGCCGTAGACTACTTCGGGCAGCGTGATGATCAGGCCGCTCTCAGCGAGGCGCTCGACGCCCTGGGGCTGCTGCACTGGTATCTGGGAAAAGAGGAAATAACACTCAGCGCGGCCCGACGCCGCTTAAGTCTCCCCGACCTGCCACCGGAGGAATATATTGATGCCATCAATGTAGCGGCCTATGCCAATCTTGTCTTCGGCAACTTCCAGGAGACAATCGAGCTTGGCAAAATGGCCTGCGCTCGTGCTCGCACGGACCTGCCTCTGCCGCTCCTCAGCAGAACGCTGCCCGCGCTTGCCATCGCAGCCTTTCTCGCTGGTCGCTGGGAGGAGATCGAGGCGCTGGCATCCTTGCTGCATGCTATTCGCGAAGAAGTAGCCCCTGATGAGGAGCGCCTTGCCCACCTGTCGGATGCATATTGTTCGCTCTTCCTGGTCGCTCAGGCTCATGAAGACCAGGCCCAATGCGCTGACCTGGCCACCCTCCTGCGCGCCTTGCTTCCCAGAGAGCAAGGCCTCGAAGCCGATCGTAGCTTTCAAGAAGCGCTTCTCCAGGATGACCCAGAGCTTATGCCTGTGGAAGGCTTCCGGCGTGATCAACTCCACCTGCTCTATCGCCTGAGATTCTGCAGCGAACACGGCCTGAGTGCCCCGCCAGCCCTGCTGAACTGTGCGGACCAGATTCTCAGAGAGCGCCAGGGCGCCATGCTGGCTCCCTACCTTGCTATCGCCCAGGCCCTGGCCATCAACGACCTGGAGGCTCTTGCCCGGGCCATTGATGCAGCTGAAGTGGCGGGACATCTCGTGCACGCCGCCCGCATGCGCCTCATCCTCGCTCAGCGCAGCGGCGACCGGCGACAGCTAGAGCGCGCCCGTCCCATCCTGGAGCGCCTGAGAGATCGACAGACCTTGCGGCGCCTGGCCGAGGTTGAGGCCAACCTCGGCGGTGCCCTATCCAGCTAGGCGCCGGACCGCTTCCTCCCTTACCCGTCGCCCAGGCAGGCCAGCAGTCCACGCAGCAGCTCCTCATCCTGCTCCTCCAGGACCGTGCGCGGATCGAGTAAGAGAGCATCGTGCAAGATACGTCCCACGATTGGCACCGGACGAGAGCGCAAGCGGCGTGCCAGCTCCTCCAGCGGGCAAGGTACCTGCCCCTCCTCGAGGGCCAGCAGCGCTGTGGGGAGCGTCTCCCCTGGCAGAGAGCCCCCGCCGACCGTAGACTCACCGGGGCGGACGCTTGCCGCAATCCCCTGCTCCCGCAAAGTCCGGGCCCAGCGCTCCGCGCGCTCCTGCAGACGTGAAAGAGGAAGCGCAATCATCCGCCAGACCGGAATCGCCTCCTCAGCCTCAGCGCGCTGATAATGGCGCAAGGTTGCCTCCAGGGCCGCCAGCGTCAGCTTATCCACCCGCAACGCTCGCATCAGCGGATGGCGAGCAATACGCTCCAGCAGAGAGGCGCGTCCCAAGATAATCCCCGCCTGGGGGCCGCCCAGTAACTTATCGCCCGAAAAACAGACCAGATCAACACCCGCCGCCAGACTCTCCTGCGGCATCGGCTCGTGGGCCAGCCCATAGCGCTCGCTTGGGATCAAGCAGCCGCTGCCCAGATCCTCCATGACCAGCAGCCCATGATTGTGGGCCAGTTGCACCAGCTCACCGACCGGGGTGGACTCCACAAAGCCCGTCAGGCGGAAATTGCTCGGATGGACCGCCAGCAGCAGGGCAGTGCGCTCCGAGATGGCCGCCGCATAATCGCTCAGGCGCGTCCGGTTGGTCGTGCCCACCTCCACCAGCAGGCAGCCGCTCTGACGCATCACGTCGGGGACGCGGAAACCACCGCCGATCTCCACTAACTGCCCGCGAGAAATAATCACCTCGCGGCCCGCCGCCAGCGTTGACAGCGCCAACAAGACCGCGGCAGCATTATTGTTCACCACCAGCGCCGCCTCAGCACCGGTCAGCTCACGCAGCAGAGCCGAGGCGTGCACAGAGCGAGAGCCACGCTCGCCGGCCTCCAGATTGTACTCCAGATTGGCATAGCCTTGGGCCACGGCCTGCAGCGCCTGGAGGGAGGAGGCGCTCAAAGGAGCGCGGCCCAGGTTCGTATTAATAATCACCCCGGTAGCATTAATCACCGGGCGAAGCGAAGGCTGGAGCGTCGCCGAGAGCCAGCGGCGAGCGGCAGAGAGCAGTTCGGAAGGTGAAGGGCAGGGAG
The DNA window shown above is from Thermogemmatispora onikobensis and carries:
- the rsgA gene encoding ribosome small subunit-dependent GTPase A, which gives rise to MELLTGIVLSGAHGIYEVYTDQGKLRCTLRGKLKKAFAEAARGRPVRGKVTGPLARQQRAEAEIATLPSRLSVGDRVKVRRLDAETGLIEEVLPRQSELARRDVGSRESNPRAQTLLANLDQVVIVFATTQPEPHFGMLDRYLAICEHAELRPIICINKVDLSHDKSVEEAVALYQQLGYTVLWTSCETGQGIEQLRELLKDHITLFTGPSGVGKSSLVNALEPGMAVRTGMVSSATGKGRHTTTSSQLYPLSSGGWLADSAGIRALAVWNIPKEELASCFVEFRPYLGECFYSDCLHVDEDNCAIRQAVKDGLINERRYQSYVRMLKEEER
- a CDS encoding adenylate/guanylate cyclase domain-containing protein; its protein translation is MPEERKLVTILFADVTGSTALGDELDPEDLRTLMSRYYAHARQIITAHGGTLEKFIGDAVMAVFGLPRAHGDDAERALAAALALRQAVENDPLFPPAFRLRIGISSGEVVATGDSSQGDFLVTGDAVNVAARLQQGAAPGEILVSERTMQATRFSFLFASVRELTVRGKPQPLRVFPLKAPRPQRLLQLPPFIGRQRDLEQLRLLLDRACEEQRPYYLSLIGPAGGGKTRLLGTFLDALASHPDLRVVRVSCPPYGQLSAVQPLRELLSSLIAGQGEPVPEIERARLQQLFDESGYGQEEAARLAGLILQSLGLVPGSNLLPDSIFSVWRQLLECLARRSPLLIGIDDLQYAPDSLLDLIEALLGIRASVPLLLVLLSRPELLERRRTWGAGRQNFFCLSLPPLTAGQLRQLLEGSAPALSIAMREAIVQRAEGNPFFALELARGRLELQDQGRNLIGIALPDTVHASLLARLDLLPAPARRLLQIAAVVGRSAPRSLLQPIFLQEHNQAQADRSGEPAERFTEALDDLLLHALLVAEPGGTLAFAQNLVRDVAYGTLARGERIRLHSQIAAWLEQTALLSEQATRELKAYHYREALRLARQGAVRQELPFPPAAAQQAFEQAGLLAIQSAAFTEARHWLELAIELASPLEQVRLYELLGDSFYWGDTRRNAYRQALACWRNLETAEPLTGARLLRKIIVGGTRFALVRPLSPQEVARLAQEALTLAKQAGSEEEVWRLRVAICFTVVLDLLQYPLASLETQASLEQLIVSFTNVFAQASPGPAQTNERLEALCDRVNEAVDYFGQRDDQAALSEALDALGLLHWYLGKEEITLSAARRRLSLPDLPPEEYIDAINVAAYANLVFGNFQETIELGKMACARARTDLPLPLLSRTLPALAIAAFLAGRWEEIEALASLLHAIREEVAPDEERLAHLSDAYCSLFLVAQAHEDQAQCADLATLLRALLPREQGLEADRSFQEALLQDDPELMPVEGFRRDQLHLLYRLRFCSEHGLSAPPALLNCADQILRERQGAMLAPYLAIAQALAINDLEALARAIDAAEVAGHLVHAARMRLILAQRSGDRRQLERARPILERLRDRQTLRRLAEVEANLGGALSS
- the selA gene encoding L-seryl-tRNA(Sec) selenium transferase, which gives rise to MLRMLRLLPSISALLQSPEGVQLSAEFGRPLATRALRQVVAEARVAVRQGAPCPSPSELLSAARRWLSATLQPSLRPVINATGVIINTNLGRAPLSASSLQALQAVAQGYANLEYNLEAGERGSRSVHASALLRELTGAEAALVVNNNAAAVLLALSTLAAGREVIISRGQLVEIGGGFRVPDVMRQSGCLLVEVGTTNRTRLSDYAAAISERTALLLAVHPSNFRLTGFVESTPVGELVQLAHNHGLLVMEDLGSGCLIPSERYGLAHEPMPQESLAAGVDLVCFSGDKLLGGPQAGIILGRASLLERIARHPLMRALRVDKLTLAALEATLRHYQRAEAEEAIPVWRMIALPLSRLQERAERWARTLREQGIAASVRPGESTVGGGSLPGETLPTALLALEEGQVPCPLEELARRLRSRPVPIVGRILHDALLLDPRTVLEEQDEELLRGLLACLGDG